In Lodderomyces elongisporus chromosome 2, complete sequence, the following proteins share a genomic window:
- the cdc17 gene encoding ATP-dependent DNA ligase Cdc17, with the protein MHSLRRNLIKTEKLVKLKCLGCLKNTTMAQQQTLGRFFGSSASIQASKPKAKAKAEKTTTSPTKSAPIKLTKRANSLDKNGDVTSSLSAKKRKVTESNQDYEDANLSLNNDRSSQENNSEEMDSEMTTENNEKEKEEAKSLIKLSEEQQKNKTQGSENQKSLATAKIPYSLLTDIFESIEHESSRLKITAIISQFFLEILQQQQQEGDVSKLVKIVYLFINRLGPDYEPDLELGLGETLLIKAISECYGRTPTKIKQDYKEVGDLGLVAQKSRSGQPTMFKSADLDVDTVFENLTKIAKSTGKDSQSKKIGIINKMLTACQLKHNEAKFLIRSLEGKLRIGLAEKTVLVGLAQAFVNFEAWKNNGNNKRIDPAKLVEAEDTMREAFTRIPNYQVLIENAYKYGIFNLLDHSQLTPGIPLKPMLAKPTKSMSEVLDRFQDEKFTCEYKYDGERAQVHLSSDGQVRIYSRNSEDMSQRYPDLISIIKEFSKTQEHTSMILDCEAVAWDRVQKKILPFQVLSTRKRKDVNEKDITVFICLFAFDILYYNNTSLITKSLKERREIMFKHLTPIEGKFQFATSKDSTSLEVLQQFLDQSVKDSCEGLMVKMLEGTESYYEPSKRSRNWLKLKKDYLEGVGDSLDLVVIGAYSGRGKRTGTYGGFLLASYNQDTGDLETTCKIGTGFSEEDLAKLYERLHPTEIPKAKEYFVYDKTNSNAVPDVWFEPSVLFEVLTADLSLSPIYKAAHSEYGKGISLRFPRFLRLRDDKDIEDATSSTQVSEFYQRQAHLS; encoded by the coding sequence ATGCACCTGCTCAGGAGGAACTTGATAAAAACTGAGAAACTTGTAAAGCTCAAATGTTTAGGGTGTTTGAAGAATACAACCATGGCACAGCAGCAAACTTTAGGACGATTTTTTGGCTCGAGTGCATCGATACAAGCCTCAAAACcgaaagcaaaagcaaaagcagaaaaaacCACTACATCGCCCACTAAATCAGCACCAATCAAACTCACAAAGAGAGCCAATTCCTTGGACAAGAATGGTGATGTTACCTCCAGTCTATCGGCCAAGAAACGAAAAGTGACTGAAAGTAATCAGGATTATGAGGATGCAAACTTGTCGCTTAACAATGACCGTTCCAGTCAAGAAAATAATTCGGAAGAGATGGACAGTGAAATGACTACAGAAAAcaatgaaaaggaaaaagaagaagcaaagtCTTTGATTAAGTTGAGTGaggaacaacaaaagaataaaactCAAGGATCCGAGAATCAAAAATCACTTGCAACAGCAAAGATCCCATACTCTTTATTAACGGACATTTTTGAGTCTATCGAACACGAATCATCTAGGTTGAAAATCACCGCGATTATATCGCAGTTCTTTCTTGAGATtttgcagcagcagcagcaagaAGGAGATGTTTCCAAATTGGTCAAAATTGTTTATCTATTCATCAACAGGTTGGGTCCAGACTATGAACCTGATTTAGAATTGGGCCTTGGAGAAACCTTGTTGATTAAAGCCATTAGTGAGTGTTACGGCAGAACCCCaacaaaaatcaaacaagACTACAAGGAGGTTGGAGATTTGGGTCTAGTGGCACAGAAATCTAGATCTGGTCAACCAACGATGTTCAAATCTGCAGATTTGGATGTGGACACAGTATTTGAAAACTTGACCAAGATCGCCAAGTCTACCGGAAAAGATTCGCAACTGAAAAAGATTGGAATCATCAACAAGATGTTGACTGCGTGTCAATTAAAGCACAATGAAGCCAAATTTCTCATCCGCTCATTGGAAGGTAAACTAAGGATTGGGTTGGCCGAGAAAACTGTGCTCGTTGGATTAGCGCAAGCATTTGTTAATTTTGAAGCTTGGAAAAACAATGGaaacaataaaagaattgaCCCTGCAAAACTTGTAGAGGCCGAAGATACTATGCGTGAGGCATTTACACGGATCCCAAATTACCAGGTACTTATCGAAAACGCATACAAGTACGGcatttttaatttactTGACCATAGTCAGCTTACCCCGGGCATACCATTGAAACCTATGTTGgcaaaaccaacaaaatCAATGAGTGAAGTTTTAGATAGATTTCAAGATGAAAAGTTCACTTGTGAATACAAGTATGACGGAGAAAGGGCTCAAGTGCATTTGTCTTCTGATGGCCAAGTACGGATCTATTCGAGAAACTCAGAGGACATGTCGCAGAGGTATCCTGATTTAATTTCAATTATCAAAGAGTTTAGCAAAACTCAAGAACATACCTCAATGATTTTGGATTGCGAGGCTGTTGCTTGGGATAGAGTTCAGAAAAAGATTTTGCCATTCCAAGTCTTATCtacaagaaagaggaaagatGTGAATGAGAAAGACATTACCGTTTTCATCTGCTTATTTGCATTTGATATCTtgtattacaacaacacatCATTAATCACAAAGTCTCTCAAAGAGAGACGCGAAATTATGTTTAAGCATTTGACTCCTATCGAAGGTAAGTTTCAGTTTGCAACATCAAAGGACTCTACCTCACTAGaggttttgcaacaattCTTAGATCAAAGTGTCAAAGACTCGTGTGAAGGTTTGATGGTGAAGATGCTAGAGGGTACTGAATCATATTATGAACCCTCAAAAAGATCTAGAAACTGgttaaagttgaagaaagatTACCTCGAGGGTGTTGGAGACTCCTTGGATCTTGTGGTTATTGGTGCATATAGTGGGCGTGGTAAACGAACAGGAACATATGGTGGGTTTTTGTTGGCTTCATACAACCAAGATACTGGGGATTTGGAGACAACATGTAAAATAGGTACAGGGTTCAGCGAGGAGGACTTGGCAAAACTATATGAGAGATTACACCCCACCGAGATCCCCAAGGCAAAGGAATACTTTGTTTATGACAAGACAAATTCAAATGCCGTGCCGGATGTATGGTTTGAGCCTAGTGTACTATTTGAAGTTTTAACTGCTGATTTGTCGTTAAGTCCTATATACAAGGCAGCGCATAGTGAATATGGTAAGGGAATATCATTGAGGTTTCCTAGATTCTTACGTCTTCGTGACGACAAAGATATAGAAGATGCAACCAGCTCTACCCAGGTGAGTGAATTTTACCAGCGTCAAGCCCACCTCCTGTAA
- the ARP9 gene encoding Actin-like protein arp9 (SWI/SNF complex component arp9) yields MPLYKEDNFLIISPGSESTYFSFGLKDTLSPPQFRIPTVVYQDQTSNEYFSTKVSEDNANTSTDADTSASASANASANASASANVNSNTDTNATSSINSTRKEIWPIRDSKIVDLDAFNALLRIILSSVIKQHPILTINQIPMLLIAPSLTWSKRQVEYITKYVFEKLEITAFNVVDLSLAATFSIGGGTVNTTVVHVSENNTQIVPVIGYQAIRFSGLYIKDAGENIIIEEFKQTSNREDLSTFQIKDLLHSGVFEFLHEGQETFHNKRIDKTTDGKDDEEFDVAKTVVNTDGAEEADDANIKNNRDLENNYFIDSRTKEKITVGKERFVSTSKLVDIVTKGIYDTLLGIDDLDRRQDCYDNIILVGSVFQIPGFKSQVITKLMQDYLVTEPPTEKQNGNTDAAVNAAIARYQQSDDFVDDANNAHSSSSLSQVPNNISLAKFPDYFPEWKKPKALGGSWQDVYFLGGEIYAKQIFSGGSHHHNKELFVGSDMYEERGPQSIWDVTI; encoded by the coding sequence ATGCCATTGTACAAAGAAGACAATTTCTTAATAATAAGCCCCGGTAGCGAGTCTACCTACTTTTCATTTGGATTGAAAGATACCTTGTCTCCACCACAATTCAGAATCCCCACCGTTGTTTACCAAGACCAAACATCGAATGAATACTTTTCCACTAAAGTTTCAGAAGATAATGCAAATACTAGTACTGATGCTGACACCAGTGCCAGTGCCAGTGCCAATGCCAGTGCCAATGCCAGTGCCAGTGCTAATGTTAATTCCAACACTGACACCAACGCTACTTCTTCTATTAACTCCACACGGAAGGAGATTTGGCCGATTCGGGATTCCAAAATAGTTGATCTTGACGCATTTAACGCATTGCTCCGAATCATCTTATCCAGCGTAATTAAACAGCACCCAATATTGACTATCAACCAGATCCCCATGTTGCTTATAGCTCCTAGTCTCACTTGGTCTAAACGACAAGTGGAGTATATCACAAAATACgtgtttgaaaaattggaaatcaCAGCGTTTAATGTCGTGGATCTCAGTCTTGCTGCAACATTTAGTATTGGAGGAGGAACCGTGAATACAACTGTGGTCCACGTTAGCGAGAACAACACTCAAATAGTTCCAGTTATTGGTTACCAAGCGATCAGGTTTTCTGGACTATACATCAAGGACGCGGGCGAGAATATCATCATTGAAGAGTTTAAACAAACGAGCAATCGAGAAGATTTGAGCACTTTTCAAATCAAGGATTTACTTCACAGTGGAGTTTTCGAGTTCTTACACGAGGGCCAAGAAACCTTTCACAATAAGAGAATAGATAAAACCACGGATGGCAAAGACGACGAAGAATTTGACGTTGCAAAGACCGTTGTTAACACCGATGGTGCTGAGGAAGCCGATGATGCAAACATCAAAAACAACCGAGACTTGGAAAACAACTATTTCATAGACTCGCGCACAAAGGAGAAAATCACTGTTGGGAAAGAAAGGTTTGTAAGCACATCAAAATTAGTCGATATAGTTACCAAGGGTATTTATGACACCCTTCTCGGGATTGACGATTTGGATAGAAGGCAAGATTGTTATGACAATATCATTCTCGTTGGCTCGGTATTCCAAATCCCAGGCTTCAAACTGCAGGTGATCACAAAACTTATGCAGGACTATTTGGTGACGGAACCGCCAACAGAGAAACAGAATGGCAATACAGACGCGGCAGTGAATGCCGCTATAGCAAGATACCAGCAGTCTGATGACTTTGTAGATGACGCAAACAATGCACACCTGCTGCTGTCGCTAAGCCAAGTGCCCAATAATATCAGCTTGGCCAAGTTCCCTGATTATTTCCCAGAATGGAAGAAGCCAAAAGCGCTAGGAGGCTCATGGCAAGatgtttattttcttgGCGGCGAAATTTACGCAAAACAGATATTTTCGGGCGGATCGCATCATCATAACAAAGAGTTGTTTGTAGGAAGCGATATGTATGAAGAAAGAGGACCTCAAAGCATTTGGGATGTGACTATCTAG